A genomic segment from Propionispora hippei DSM 15287 encodes:
- a CDS encoding ImmA/IrrE family metallo-endopeptidase, protein MERLNSFRDVIEDRLFNEIFNALLIFVEDNPGKLEGNSHCVESPDEATLSDVEVKLVDITDSEGNEIFFDVVVSAEIEIAETVKRNRETDGIEQWFRISCSAELEDGFRKFYISDIHIYNKYNNGKENHLSEYLVPIIRKDQLDDVAEEFLKKYYPEALAKPMAVPAREVAKRMGIDVQEVHITKTCSVFGQTYFSDCEIQYYDRDAGLYKPLNVKRGTILVDPNVYFMRNVGSMNNTIIHECVHWDLHKKFFELEKLYNKEARSISCQVQEGIRPERNRTPLDWMEWHANSLAPRILMPVKQTRQKIEELIAKNKRVLQNDNIADIMESVVFELSEFFEVSRIAAKIRMIDLGYTEAIGVYTYIDDHYILNYAFERAALKNNQTFTIGMQDALYEYATNVDFKKLLNSGKYVYIDAHFCINDSKYIRHNENGYAELTDYARQHIDECCLIFDLKTRKNNSYGVSFYTECVLYKNAVSDTIVEAKYSNSAQNQLTEARAAELKRIKNEATQTTRIMRSLPATFSDTLVAHMDRLNFTVEYLEEMSLVNAKTIQRMRNDDRKPHKLPTVVAICIGMQLNPVLSADLIKKAGHTFRIDEEHIIYQMLLNSYYQNSIYECNEILRANDCNPLSKAE, encoded by the coding sequence ATGGAAAGACTTAATTCATTCAGAGATGTTATTGAGGACAGGCTTTTTAACGAAATTTTCAATGCCTTGTTAATCTTTGTAGAAGATAACCCTGGTAAATTGGAAGGCAATTCGCACTGCGTAGAAAGTCCGGATGAAGCAACTTTGTCTGATGTTGAGGTCAAGCTTGTCGATATCACTGATTCAGAGGGTAACGAGATTTTTTTTGATGTGGTAGTATCTGCAGAAATCGAAATTGCAGAAACAGTAAAGAGAAACCGTGAAACCGATGGCATAGAGCAGTGGTTTCGGATTTCCTGTTCTGCAGAATTGGAAGATGGGTTTCGAAAATTCTATATATCTGATATACACATTTATAACAAGTATAATAATGGCAAAGAAAACCACCTGTCTGAGTATCTAGTTCCCATCATTCGCAAGGACCAGTTGGATGATGTGGCAGAAGAATTCCTTAAGAAATATTACCCGGAAGCATTAGCAAAGCCAATGGCTGTTCCGGCTCGTGAAGTCGCAAAGCGAATGGGGATTGACGTTCAGGAAGTACATATTACTAAGACTTGCTCTGTTTTCGGACAGACATATTTCTCCGACTGCGAAATACAATATTATGACAGAGATGCCGGGTTATATAAGCCTTTGAATGTAAAAAGAGGAACTATCCTGGTTGACCCCAATGTGTATTTTATGCGTAATGTGGGATCCATGAACAATACCATCATTCATGAGTGCGTCCACTGGGATCTGCACAAAAAGTTCTTTGAACTGGAAAAGCTATACAACAAGGAAGCACGGTCTATCAGCTGCCAGGTTCAAGAAGGCATAAGACCTGAAAGAAATCGGACACCGCTGGACTGGATGGAGTGGCATGCCAATTCCTTAGCCCCGAGAATACTGATGCCTGTAAAGCAGACACGGCAGAAGATTGAAGAACTAATCGCCAAAAACAAGCGAGTGCTTCAGAACGATAATATCGCCGATATCATGGAATCTGTGGTTTTCGAATTATCAGAGTTCTTCGAGGTATCAAGGATTGCAGCGAAAATTCGTATGATAGACCTCGGTTACACTGAGGCTATTGGTGTTTATACCTATATAGATGACCACTACATTTTAAATTATGCTTTTGAAAGAGCGGCTCTGAAAAATAATCAGACCTTTACCATCGGGATGCAGGATGCATTATATGAGTATGCTACGAATGTTGATTTTAAGAAATTACTGAATTCCGGCAAATATGTCTATATTGATGCACATTTTTGTATTAATGATTCCAAGTATATCCGCCACAACGAAAACGGGTATGCGGAACTTACAGATTATGCAAGACAGCACATAGATGAATGCTGTCTTATCTTTGATCTCAAGACTCGAAAAAATAATAGCTACGGGGTCTCCTTCTACACAGAATGTGTGCTTTATAAAAATGCTGTCTCTGACACGATAGTTGAAGCCAAGTATAGTAATTCCGCTCAGAACCAGTTAACTGAAGCTAGAGCCGCAGAATTAAAGAGAATCAAAAATGAGGCAACGCAGACAACAAGAATTATGCGTAGTCTGCCTGCCACTTTTTCCGATACGCTTGTTGCCCATATGGATCGATTGAATTTTACAGTAGAATACTTGGAAGAGATGTCACTGGTAAATGCCAAGACCATACAGCGCATGAGAAACGATGATAGAAAACCGCATAAGCTGCCAACGGTAGTGGCTATTTGTATAGGAATGCAATTAAACCCTGTTCTAAGTGCTGATCTGATAAAGAAGGCCGGTCATACTTTCAGAATTGACGAGGAACACATAATATATCAGATGCTGCTGAACTCGTACTACCAAAACTCAATTTATGAATGTAATGAGATTTTAAGGGCGAATGACTGCAATCCGCTGAGTAAAGCAGAATAA
- a CDS encoding DUF2800 domain-containing protein, whose product MSGHARFSPSSANRRLNCPPSLVLEEQFAEEESQYAAEGSAGHALAEHLIRKHLKQRSKRPVSDYYSDELLEAVDEYVSYVIGEIEEAKRVCNGPVFTVEQRVDASDYVDECFGTADMVIVTDKVAHIIDLKLGKGVPVFAEENPQLMIYGLGILGMAEMLYDVETVRLTIFQPRLNNSSTWNIAPDTLKAWGEEVLKPRGAMALMGAGDFNAGSWCRFCKARNQCRARAEEFLALAKMEFRQPALLSDDEIAEVLKIADDLAKWASDVYAFAQDQAIIHGKEWNGFKLVEGRSNRKYTSEDEAAEAATTAGYTDIYKRSLVTITEMERLMGKQEFTRILGRLVYKPQGKITLVPYSDKREAINKTTAAAEFQEVSL is encoded by the coding sequence ATGAGTGGACATGCAAGATTTTCTCCTTCATCGGCAAATCGCCGTTTGAACTGTCCACCGTCCTTGGTGCTTGAGGAACAGTTTGCAGAAGAAGAGTCTCAATATGCAGCAGAGGGTTCTGCCGGCCATGCGCTGGCAGAGCATCTCATCAGAAAGCACCTTAAACAAAGAAGCAAACGCCCTGTTTCCGATTATTACTCGGACGAGCTGCTCGAAGCTGTAGATGAATATGTGTCTTATGTTATAGGTGAAATTGAGGAAGCCAAGCGGGTCTGCAATGGCCCGGTATTCACTGTTGAACAGCGCGTGGATGCTTCGGACTATGTGGATGAATGCTTCGGTACGGCGGATATGGTCATTGTTACCGATAAGGTGGCGCATATCATTGATCTCAAACTCGGCAAAGGCGTCCCGGTTTTTGCGGAGGAAAATCCGCAGCTAATGATCTACGGACTCGGCATCCTTGGCATGGCAGAGATGCTCTACGATGTGGAAACCGTCAGACTTACAATCTTTCAGCCTCGCTTAAACAATTCAAGCACCTGGAATATTGCTCCGGATACTTTGAAGGCGTGGGGCGAGGAAGTGTTAAAGCCCAGAGGTGCTATGGCGCTGATGGGAGCTGGAGATTTCAATGCAGGTAGCTGGTGCCGATTCTGCAAAGCAAGGAATCAGTGCCGTGCAAGAGCCGAAGAGTTTCTTGCCCTAGCAAAGATGGAGTTTCGTCAGCCTGCTCTGCTCTCGGATGATGAAATCGCAGAGGTGCTGAAGATAGCTGACGATCTGGCAAAATGGGCCTCCGATGTTTATGCCTTTGCCCAGGACCAGGCTATCATCCACGGCAAAGAGTGGAACGGATTCAAACTGGTGGAAGGTCGCAGCAACCGCAAGTATACAAGCGAGGACGAGGCGGCAGAGGCCGCAACTACCGCCGGCTACACAGATATCTATAAACGCTCACTAGTTACCATCACAGAGATGGAACGACTTATGGGCAAACAGGAATTCACCCGTATTCTCGGACGCCTGGTGTACAAGCCTCAAGGCAAGATCACATTGGTGCCGTATTCAGATAAAAGAGAAGCAATCAATAAAACTACCGCTGCGGCGGAATTTCAGGAGGTTTCATTATGA
- a CDS encoding HTH domain-containing protein → MGPNERRQGIMETLCHRRQETMANMAFEFGVSVRTIRNDIDCLSLSYPLETIRGRYGGGVRVMDGFYMNHKYLKPEQKELLKRLGAQLSGNDLAIMNSIFKDFALSK, encoded by the coding sequence ATGGGACCTAATGAAAGACGCCAGGGAATCATGGAAACACTCTGCCACAGAAGGCAGGAGACTATGGCAAATATGGCATTTGAGTTTGGAGTCAGTGTCCGAACTATTAGAAACGATATTGACTGCCTGTCGCTTTCTTATCCTCTGGAAACTATACGTGGACGATATGGCGGCGGTGTCCGGGTTATGGATGGGTTCTATATGAACCACAAGTATCTGAAGCCTGAACAGAAGGAATTGCTGAAACGGCTCGGCGCGCAGCTGTCCGGCAATGACCTCGCCATAATGAACAGCATCTTCAAAGACTTTGCTCTGAGCAAATAG
- a CDS encoding DUF2815 family protein, producing MNKNTSATKVIVPCRFSYLHCWEPDSVNGGDPKYSVSAIVPKSDTKTVEAIKAAIEQAKKDSASKWGGKIPANLKTPLRDGDIDRPEDEAYKGCYFFNANSRQAPQVVDGKVQPILDQSEVYSGCYGRVSVTFYGYNSNGNRGVAAGLGNIQKLKDGEALGGRSRATDDFGTAEDEDFLG from the coding sequence ATGAACAAGAATACGTCTGCAACTAAAGTCATCGTACCATGCCGTTTTTCCTATCTTCACTGCTGGGAGCCAGACTCCGTAAATGGTGGTGATCCGAAATACAGCGTTTCGGCTATCGTGCCTAAAAGTGATACCAAGACTGTCGAAGCCATAAAGGCAGCTATTGAACAGGCCAAGAAGGACTCTGCATCTAAGTGGGGAGGTAAGATTCCCGCCAATCTCAAGACTCCGCTTCGCGATGGCGATATCGACCGCCCCGAGGACGAAGCCTACAAAGGCTGCTATTTTTTCAATGCCAACAGCCGTCAGGCTCCACAGGTGGTGGACGGAAAAGTACAGCCAATCCTTGATCAGAGCGAAGTTTACTCCGGCTGTTACGGTCGTGTCAGCGTAACCTTCTATGGCTACAACTCCAACGGCAACCGCGGCGTTGCGGCGGGCCTTGGCAACATCCAGAAGCTCAAGGACGGTGAGGCACTCGGAGGACGCTCAAGGGCAACCGATGATTTTGGAACTGCGGAAGATGAGGATTTCCTCGGCTAA
- a CDS encoding DUF7768 domain-containing protein, producing the protein MKKVFVCSPYRGDIEKNSKKAAYAAKIICGCGYIPVVPHLYFPQFLDENDESERIRGIELGIELMKGCDLIWLLGPSITSGMEYELEAAKEIRIPVMIYDEQLRQINPKTLILDERVDDHFRNVVKGLKFE; encoded by the coding sequence ATGAAAAAGGTTTTTGTATGTTCTCCCTACCGTGGAGATATCGAGAAGAACAGCAAGAAAGCTGCGTACGCTGCCAAAATCATATGTGGCTGTGGTTACATCCCAGTGGTACCGCATCTTTATTTCCCTCAGTTTCTGGACGAGAATGACGAGTCTGAGAGAATCCGCGGTATTGAACTTGGCATCGAGCTGATGAAGGGCTGTGATCTGATATGGTTGCTCGGGCCAAGCATTACAAGCGGAATGGAATATGAACTTGAAGCCGCAAAGGAAATCCGCATCCCAGTGATGATATACGATGAGCAGCTTAGACAGATAAACCCTAAAACCCTGATTCTTGACGAGCGTGTGGATGATCACTTCCGCAATGTTGTCAAAGGTCTGAAATTTGAATGA